A stretch of Carnobacterium iners DNA encodes these proteins:
- a CDS encoding DNA internalization-related competence protein ComEC/Rec2: protein MFPAILGLISSLIVLTTMHWLAVIMYLIFLLRLYKTKRLTLIVGSLVLSFLVILVTNVHQWTNQTKLTTEDKNFTVIIKPDEIKIDGDQLQFYGTTDKSANILPVAEKLVVFYTLNSIKEKKIWEAQTTIVTVTISGNLEQPEKNRNQNQFNYQTFLKRKKVHWILKAETIQSLYQPKSTFFTKLKPANMRMALLKQLDKKFTLKVSQYMKTLLFADLNSLDKTTIQQFKEIGIIHLLSISGLHIQFFLTGLVYLLWRMGVTKETTFYIMLIVLPFYGNLTGWGTSVYRAIVMSLILLTCSHFKKVVSSLDVWSWTLLSAILIDPYQLFSVGFQLSYLLSLVLLILSQTYFTVSKLPIVTNFIISFILMLVSIPILSYHFFEFSWIGIFANLLFVPLFTWLLLPIFIVLLIVSFIFYQSSLFQYSVISIEKLLTIIEKIAEMISELPFITIVTGRVPLFLMLVFICSLIYFILTLEINRNIINKRVFSTILLIISFILFSSYQRYSPFDKVVVVDVGQGDSIIIKKSFGRGNYLIDTGGSIAFETKEWQKKKNPPSLAKRVVIPTLKSQGIASLDQVLISHGDEDHCGALLDLTQSIKVKELIFPAGTLNKPSFQKTVSKIAGSETLIHEVIASEEKTTFINSTLAVLWPPSSGKGENNDSMVLYGKIGSYFWLFTGDIEEGENQLIQRYPNLKVDVLKVAHHGSQTSTSQNFIDSIQPKHALISCGVNNRYNHPNSEVLNRIQTSQIYRTDINGAIHFSHIKIGENKYKESFYTIFKEKD from the coding sequence TTGTTTCCAGCGATACTTGGTTTAATAAGTTCACTAATCGTTTTAACAACAATGCATTGGCTAGCAGTTATAATGTATCTTATTTTCTTGTTGCGTCTATATAAGACTAAAAGATTAACGTTAATCGTTGGCTCACTAGTCTTATCCTTTTTGGTTATTTTGGTTACAAACGTTCATCAGTGGACAAATCAAACTAAATTAACTACTGAAGATAAAAATTTTACAGTAATTATTAAACCAGATGAAATAAAAATAGATGGTGATCAACTACAGTTTTACGGAACGACTGACAAATCAGCTAATATATTACCAGTAGCCGAAAAACTGGTTGTTTTTTACACACTTAATTCGATAAAAGAAAAAAAGATTTGGGAAGCACAAACCACGATAGTTACTGTTACGATTTCAGGTAATTTAGAACAGCCAGAGAAGAATCGGAATCAAAATCAATTTAATTATCAAACATTTTTAAAACGTAAAAAAGTACATTGGATTTTAAAAGCTGAAACAATCCAATCGTTGTATCAACCGAAATCTACTTTTTTTACTAAATTAAAGCCAGCGAATATGAGAATGGCTTTATTAAAACAGCTTGATAAGAAATTTACACTGAAAGTCTCTCAATACATGAAAACACTCCTTTTTGCTGATTTAAATTCTCTTGATAAAACAACTATCCAACAGTTTAAAGAAATAGGGATCATTCATTTACTGAGTATCTCAGGATTACATATTCAATTTTTTTTGACGGGTTTAGTTTATTTGTTGTGGCGAATGGGAGTGACTAAAGAGACAACGTTTTATATTATGTTGATTGTTTTGCCTTTTTATGGAAATTTGACTGGCTGGGGTACAAGTGTCTATCGAGCAATTGTGATGTCGTTAATTTTATTAACTTGTAGTCATTTTAAAAAAGTTGTTTCCAGTCTAGATGTTTGGTCATGGACATTATTATCTGCTATTCTTATTGATCCTTATCAATTATTTTCAGTAGGCTTTCAATTAAGCTATCTTCTAAGTTTAGTATTACTGATTCTCTCACAAACCTATTTTACCGTTTCGAAATTACCTATTGTTACGAACTTTATTATTTCTTTTATCCTTATGTTAGTATCTATTCCAATATTGTCCTATCATTTTTTTGAATTTTCTTGGATTGGGATTTTTGCTAATCTTCTTTTCGTCCCTTTATTTACTTGGCTATTGTTGCCAATTTTTATTGTTTTATTGATAGTATCTTTTATTTTTTACCAAAGTTCACTTTTTCAATACAGCGTGATAAGTATTGAAAAATTGTTAACTATTATTGAAAAAATAGCAGAGATGATTAGCGAGCTACCTTTTATCACAATTGTTACTGGCAGAGTTCCACTTTTTTTAATGCTAGTTTTTATTTGTTCTTTAATTTATTTTATTTTAACGTTAGAGATAAATAGAAATATTATAAATAAAAGAGTATTCAGCACTATTTTATTAATTATCTCGTTCATTCTTTTTAGCAGCTATCAACGTTATTCTCCTTTCGATAAAGTAGTTGTAGTCGATGTAGGGCAAGGAGATTCGATAATAATAAAAAAATCATTTGGAAGAGGCAACTATCTAATTGATACTGGAGGTTCTATAGCTTTTGAGACAAAAGAATGGCAAAAAAAAAAGAATCCTCCTTCACTAGCCAAACGAGTAGTAATACCAACGCTAAAATCGCAAGGGATAGCGAGTTTAGATCAAGTACTGATTTCTCATGGAGATGAGGATCACTGTGGTGCATTACTAGATTTGACACAATCCATTAAAGTAAAAGAACTAATTTTTCCAGCAGGAACACTAAATAAGCCATCCTTTCAAAAGACTGTTTCAAAGATAGCTGGCTCTGAGACACTCATTCATGAAGTTATTGCGTCAGAGGAAAAAACAACATTTATTAATTCGACATTAGCTGTATTATGGCCACCTTCTTCAGGGAAAGGAGAAAATAATGATTCTATGGTTTTATACGGAAAAATAGGATCATATTTTTGGTTATTTACAGGAGATATTGAAGAGGGAGAGAACCAATTAATTCAACGATATCCAAATTTAAAAGTAGATGTTTTAAAAGTAGCTCACCATGGAAGCCAAACATCTACTAGTCAGAATTTCATTGATTCTATTCAGCCAAAGCATGCATTGATTTCTTGTGGGGTGAATAACCGCTACAATCATCCAAATTCAGAAGTACTTAATCGAATTCAAACTAGCCAAATCTATCGAACAGACATAAATGGAGCTATTCATTTCAGCCACATAAAAATAGGGGAAAATAAATATAAAGAGTCTTTTTATACGATTTTTAAAGAAAAAGATTGA
- a CDS encoding ComE operon protein 2 produces MAERIPWNQYFMSQSLLLSLRSTCTRLTVGATIVREKRIIAGGYNGSVSGDKHCIDEGCYVVDGHCIRTIHAEMNAILQCAKFGVQTEGAEIYVTHFPCLQCTKMILQAGIKKIYYLEDYHNNEYALNLIEQAHVQCEKVFLSENFFKELKF; encoded by the coding sequence ATGGCAGAAAGAATTCCATGGAATCAATATTTTATGTCACAAAGCTTATTGCTTTCTTTAAGAAGTACCTGTACTAGACTAACTGTTGGAGCTACGATAGTAAGAGAGAAACGAATTATTGCTGGTGGCTACAATGGCTCTGTAAGTGGGGACAAGCATTGTATTGATGAAGGGTGCTACGTGGTAGACGGCCACTGTATTCGTACAATCCATGCGGAAATGAATGCTATCCTACAATGTGCAAAATTTGGTGTTCAAACAGAAGGTGCGGAAATATATGTTACTCACTTTCCTTGTCTTCAATGTACTAAAATGATTCTTCAAGCAGGAATCAAAAAAATATATTATTTGGAAGATTATCACAATAATGAATACGCATTAAATTTAATTGAACAAGCCCACGTTCAATGCGAAAAAGTTTTTCTATCAGAAAACTTTTTTAAAGAATTAAAATTTTAA